One Purpureocillium takamizusanense chromosome 1, complete sequence genomic window carries:
- a CDS encoding uncharacterized protein (COG:H~EggNog:ENOG503NYJR~antiSMASH:Cluster_1.1), with protein MEPRPTAEELQRTIDCLNDAYDLGIRASTRTPRKQNLTPGNEERLYKKIHFLHFSKSARLARCMEAFHADAQSILSQTTSNAHREAKPNAFGSRKAQLQACLLSILDDDAFAYRPESKRTSIESLESEPKRPRSRSGRSSSEALDQGDTIDSIPVRSSVGPPNTPPPPTGPRFQATIRSYFSTTSSTDRSAPTSNSSSFRSRAEVSTPTSRNTSFSEDYDPYPLCTQECRLMEEAWDVSESAISSDPVTPTEDVHKSPAALKETLRWPKLVLPGLELAPLAVIWEVTRIALHCGVEFESISDLKYEPTESWHDQAALRKRLASHPFCEGKPLPPPSEPKAWELALGPFQSADAAVYLKADLSYASDESEQIYDLRLIPLQLDRGNRLMRRFGADRFLEVTIPSPTETKDLPDLLKRVPEFSEQVIRWLTQNTHRLVGRDWAAFYTSKPKRTAKTSQGKPLSLERIHLFAVGGDNFHTPHTRGSIPSGDEALLPDCRTNMKLSTLLEWTVGIQHNTTEQVAKLFTRIALSLTKTRATAVVAHRDIRHRDKDLGESQHVMNDGAARMSRSLAKKIADHLELGATPAAYQGRFGCAKGMWIVDVQDDGLDGDDWIETYPSQRKWKCPFEDPQHRTFEVKDWSRELRTAALNQQFIPVLETCAVDEDGMRDAIAGHLTNSLRMEIEAGNAALDSPTDMRRWLRQFGQSVESKSHKPFMGGLPSSDEDAVAYLLDAGFDQRKNRFVQDLCVSLVKKKMEMLKSKMNVRVPQSSYLFMVPDFWGILEENEVHVSFSNGFHVHGFYDTLLENMDILVGRSPAHLASDIQRVHVVSHPTLRRLKDVIVMSTKGTMSLAEKLSGGDYDGDKAWVCWDRGIVNTFCNAPVPAGLKVASLVKKNLMEKLDVTVKSLTTRSNADEMCTRFVHTAFRFHMEASLLGTVTNYKERLSYHRGSIEDEKVVWLSNFLSHLVDQGKQGIKFTPDHWARVRKEHLRTPLHYEDPDYLLERRVSKASKLRRLKDHILDHLKFSVGVPAINFALADFEKSIKGSGGECFDGDLTKLANDFEKECTTWMDGKMVYKKLRDDIEKVAKTWAQTMGQQRESLKDYSGKVRQLYEMWMSIVPADDALSSPRINALMEPWVADPKAKRWTLLKASLTFKLFYNRQKFVWRIAGRQLCDLKSLALGAQSGSSYAFVNPEMYACLRPGKSFTTQLAIRESGAETTESTIASVNELYDGDDWVDAYE; from the exons ATGGAGCCGAGACCGACGGCTGAAGAGCTCCAAAGAACAATTGACTGTCTCAACGACGCCTATGATCTCGGTATTCGGGCATCGACTCGCACTCCCAGGAAGCAAAATCTGACACCGGGAAACGAAGAACGCCTCTACAAGAAGATACATTTTCTGCACTTTAGCAAATCGGCTCGCTTGGCGCGTTGCATGGAAGCGTTTCATGCGGACGCCCAAAGTATATTGTCTCAAACAACGTCCAACGCCCATCGTGAAGCGAAACCTAATGCCTTTGGCTCCCGCAAAGCTCAATTGCAAGCATGTCTGCTGTCGAtactcgacgacgatgccttTGCCTATCGTCCAGAATCGAAACGGACCTCAATCGAGTCACTCGAATCGGAGCCCAAGCGGCCCCGAAGTCGCTCTGGACGATCAAGTTCTGAGGCTCTCGACCAGGGCGACACAATCGATTCCATTCCCGTGAGATCCAGTGTCGGACCGCCCAAtacgccgcctcctccgactGGCCCCCGATTTCAGGCTACCATCCGTTCGTACTTTTCCACCACGTCCAGCACGGATCGCTCCGCACCGACGTCGAATTCGTCCTCATTCCGGTCTCGCGCTGAGGTCAGCACACCAACCAGTCGAAACACGAGCTTTTCTGAAGACTATGATCCATATCCTCTCTGCACACAAGAATGTCGCCTCATGGAGGAAGCTTGGGACGTCTCCGAGTCTGCCATCAGCTCTGACCCGGTGACGCCCACCGAAGATGTGCACAAGTCACccgcggcgctcaaggaAACTCTAAGATGGC CCAAACTCGTTCTTCCTGGCCTGGAATTAGCACCGTTGGCCGTGATATGGGAAGTCACTCGCATTGCGCTTCATTGCGGCGTTGAGTTTGAAAGCATCAGCGACCTGAAATACGAACCTACTGAGTCGTGGCACGATCAGGCTGCATTACGAAAACGGCTCGCGAGTCACCCTTTCTGTGAGGGAAAACCACTTCCGCCCCCTAGCGAGCCGAAAGCGTGGGAACTGGCCTTGGGTCCCTTCCAGTCCGCGGACGCAGCAGTCTACCTGAAAGCAGACTTGTCGTACGCCTCTGATGAGAGCGAACAAATTTATGACTTGCGGCTGATACCGCTGCAATTGGACAGAGGTAATCGGCTGATGCGGCGCTTTGGGGCCGACAGGTTCCTCGAAGTCACGATCCCTTCGCCCACAGAAACAAAGGATCTCCCAGACCTTCTGAAGCGTGTACCTGAATTTTCAGAGCAAGTCATCCGATGGCTCACCCAGAACACACATCGACTTGTCGGTCGGGATTGGGCCGCCTTCTACACCAGCAAGCCAAAACGAACAGCAAAGACATCGCAAGGCAAGCCGCTATCCCTAGAGCGTATCCACCTCTTTGCTGTTGGCGGCGACAATTTCCACACACCCCACACGCGCGGCAGTATCCCTTCTGGGGACGAGGCATTGCTTCCGGACTGTCGTACAAACATGAAGCTTAGCACTCTACTTGAATGGACTGTGGGCATCCAGCACAACACTACGGAGCAGGTGGCCAAACTGTTCACTCGAATTGCCTTGA GCTTGACTAAAACTCGGGCGACTGCCGTGGTAGCACATCGAGATATTCGTCACCGGGACAAAGACTTGGGCGAGTCGCAGCATGTGATGAACGATGGAGCGGCCCGTATGTCACGAAGCTTAGCCAAGAAAATCGCCGACCATCTGGAGCTAGGCGCCACTCCGGCGGCTTACCAAGGCCGCTTTGGGTGTGCCAAGGGCATGTGGATCGTTGACGTCCAGGACGACGGactcgatggcgacgactggATTGAGACCTATCCGTCACAACGCAAGTGGAAATGTCCGTTCGAGGATCCTCAACACCGTACGTTCGAAGTGAAGGACTGGTCGCGCGAACTCCGAACCGCAGCGCTGAACCAACAATTCATCCCGGTTCTGGAGACTTGTGCTGTGGATGAGGATGGCATGAGGGATGCCATAGCTGGTCATTTGACCAACAGCCTCCGGATGGAAATCGAGGCTGGAAACGCAGCCCTTGACAGTCCAACCGACATGCGCCGATGGCTGAGGCAATTCGGGCAGTCCGTCGAAAGCAAATCACACAAGCCCTTCATGGGCGGCTTACCCAGCTCTGATGAAGACGCGGTAGCATACTTGCTCGATGCCGGATTCGACCAACGCAAAAATCGCTTTGTTCAGGATCTCTGCGTGTCCTTGGTCAAAAAGAAAATGGAGATGCTCAAGTCAAAGATGAATGTGCGTGTGCCTCAATCGTCATACCTCTTTATGGTGCCCGACTTTTGGGGTATACTGGAGGAAAACGAAGTGCACGTGTCGTTCTCGAATGGCTTCCACGTGCATGGATTCTACGACACCCTCTTGGAGAATATGGACATCCTCGTTGGCAGATCTCCTGCGCATCTGGCGAGCGATATCCAAAGGGTTCATGTTGTCTCGCATCCGACTCTTCGCAGGCTGAAGGATGTCATCGTCATGTCCACCAAGGGCACAATGTCCCTCGCAGAGAAACTTTCCGGGGGCGACTACGACGGAGACAAAGCCTGGGTGTGCTGGGATCGTGGAATCGTCAATACTTTTTGTAATGCCCCGGTCCCCGCCGGCCTTAAGGTGGCCAGCTTGGTCAAGAAGAACTTGATGGAAAAGCTGGATGTGACAGTAAAGTCGCTGACGACGCGATCGAACGCGGATGAGATGTGCACCCGATTTGTCCACACAGCCTTCCGCTTCCATATGGAAGCGTCGCTCCTTGGCACTGTTACTAATTACAAGGAGAGGTTGAGCTATCATCGGGGTTCTATCGAGGACGAGAAAGTCGTTTGGCTCAGCAACTTCCTCAGCCACTTGGTAGATCAGGGCAAGCAGGGAATAAAGTTCACCCCAGACCACTGGGCTAGGGTCCGAAAAGAGCACCTCCGGACTCCGCTTCATTACGAAGATCCAGACTATCTCTTGGAACGGCGGGTCTCGAAGGCTTCCAAGCTTCGGAGGCTGAAGGATCACATCCTCGACCATCTCAAATTTAGCGTTGGTGTGCCAGCCATCAACTTTGCACTCGCGGACTTCGAAAAGTCTATCAAGGGTAGCGGTGGGGAGTGTTTTGATGGAGATCTAACCAAACTTGCCAACGACTTTGAGAAGGAGTGCACGACGTGGATGGACGGGAAAATGGTCTACAAAAAGCTCCGAGATGATATCGAAAAAGTGGCGAAGACTTGGGCGCAGACTatggggcagcagcgcgagtCATTGAAGGACTACTCAGGCAAAGTCAGGCAGTTGTACGAGATGTGGATGAGCATTGTCCCTGCCGATGAcgccttgtcctcgccgcggaTCAATGCTCTGATGGAGCCGTGGGTAGCGGATCCCAAGGCAAAGCGGTGGACGCTACTCAAGGCCTCACTCACCTTCAAGCTCTTTTACAATCGGCAGAAGTTTGTTTGGAGAATCGCCGGGCGCCAGCTCTGCGACCTCAAAAgcctggccctcggcgcACAAAGCGGCTCTTCGTATGCCTTTGTCAACCCGGAAATGTACGCATGTCTACGGCCAGGCAAAAGCTTTACCACCCAACTCGCGATCCGGGAGAGTGGTGCCGAGACAACAGAGAGCACTATTGCGTCGGTGAATGAGCTCTACGACGGAGACGATTGGGTGGATGCCTACGAATGA
- a CDS encoding uncharacterized protein (TransMembrane:1 (n11-22c27/28o563-582i)~antiSMASH:Cluster_1.1~COG:S~SECRETED:SignalP(1-28~SECRETED:cutsite=AAA-DF~SECRETED:prob=0.8386)~EggNog:ENOG503P2FJ), which produces MKAPLGRAVKAAAAAALCLVALSLPAAADFGIYYNIDHFSAYADSKGGFPSQTFRSSDIVAPVLQVNSWDRARASDGGARYLFLGGVYGAMRAGPMIFDSRDLSLVYADQQYDNAYTSSAFVVNGSRYLAFWEGMRSRGHANGYCLVFDEEYRLRHNVTAKGLRDGSLADMHEVVLTPQMSVIFSTYFNRPFDCSPVGGPEDGLLMDSGFQEVDAETNEVLFEWHASSHFDISESYAPYSEAYGVAQDSGYDFFHINSIEKTTDGNYLISARHLSVLTLIDGRTGKPIWILGGKRNQFQDLSDGSATNFGWQHDARFLGGNQTQITMFDNHGEVTGRCGGAVCHSRGLHLEIDAEAMTARVVREYFHPQGVNSGAMGGMQTLESGNVIIGWGYNPGFVEYTGDGNPVMDIQRGKIGVDPLADMFAYRVGKHPWRGKPTWPPSAAVEAPNRTTLNATVYVSWNGATDVSSWAVLSHDDATRINNPQNLIATSPRLGFETAIFLGANHSNRYVAAAALATDGSVMGSTYVMDMETGKPVMVASGITTVHPWSLAEALRPESYETAAVAMACVVIVLLGAALILNRCSRWLSARRRAVKGRVDRAAYTKLGMED; this is translated from the exons ATGAAGGCACCGCTAGGCAGAGCAGTaaaggcggccgcggccgctgctctATGTCTTGTCGCACTGtcgctgcctgccgccgccgacttcgGCATCTACTACAACATCGACCACTTTTCCGCCTACGCCGACTCCAAGGGCGGCTTCCCCAGCCAGACGTTTCGCTCGTCCGACATCGTCGCGCCGGTCCTGCAGGTCAACTCGTGGGACCGCGCGCGGGccagcgatggcggcgctcgctACCtgttcctcggcggcgtgtaCGGCGCGATGCGCGCGGGGCCCATGATCTTCGACTCGCGGGACCTGTCCCTCGTGTACGCCGACCAGCAGTACGACAACGCCTACACGTCGAGCGCCTTTGTCGTCAACGGGTCCCGCTACCTCGCGTTCTGGGAGGGCATGCGGTCGCGGGGCCACGCAAACGGCTACTgcctcgtcttcgacgaAGAGTATCGTCTCCGGCACAATGTCACGGCCAAGGGGCTGAGGGATGGCTCGCTGGCGGATATGCACGAGGTGGTGCTGACGCCGCAGATGAGCGTCATCTTCTCGACGTACTTCAACAGGCCGTTTGACTGCAgccccgtcggcgggccgGAGGACGGGCTGCTCATGGACAGCGGCTTCCAGGAGGTGGACGCCGAGACGAACGAGGTGCTCTTCGAGTGGCATGCGTCGAGCCACTTTGACATTAGCGAGTCGTACGCGCCGTACAGTGAGGCGTACGGGGTCGCGCAGGATTCGGGGTATGATTTCTTCCACATCAACTCCATCGAAAAG ACTACCGACGGCAACTACCTGATATCCGCACGCCACCTCTCGGTCCTCACCCTCATCGACGGCCGCACAGGCAAGCCCATCTGGATCCTCGGCGGGAAGCGAAACCAGTTCCAAGACCTCAGCGACGGCTCGGCCACCAACTTCGGATGGCAGCACGACGCgcgcttcctcggcggcaaccaGACCCAAATCACCATGTTCGACAACCACGGCGAGGTGACGgggcgttgcggcggcgcggtctGCCACTCGCGCGGGTTACATCTCGAGAttgacgccgaggccatgacggcgcgcGTCGTGCGCGAGTACTTCCACCCGCAGGGCGTCAACTCGggcgccatgggcggcatgcAGACGCTCGAGAGCGGCAACGTCATCATCGGATGGGGCTATAACCCGGGCTTTGTCGAGTACACGGGCGACGGAAACCCCGTCATGGATATCCAGCGCGGCAAGATTGGCGTCGACCCCCTCGCCGACATGTTTGCGTACCGCGTCGGCAAGCACCCCTGGCGCGGGAAGCCGACCTGGCCACCGAgtgcggcggtggaggcgccCAACCGAACCACCCTCAATGCCACCGTCTATGTCTCGTGGAACGGAGCCACGGACGTCTCCTCCTGGGCGGTT CTCTcacacgacgacgccacgcGCATCAACAATCCGCAGAACCTCATCGCCACGTCGCCCCGCCTCGGCTTCGAGACTGCAATCTTCCTGGGCGCCAACCATAGCAACCGATATgtcgcagcggcagcgctggCCACCGACGGGTCCGTCATGGGGTCGACGTACGTCATGGACATGGAGACGGGCAAACCCGTCATGGTGGCCAGCGGCATCACGACCGTACACCCCTGGTCACTCGCCGAGGCCTTGCGCCCAGAATCGTACGAGACGgctgccgtggccatggcctgtGTTGTCATCGTTCTtttgggcgcggcgctcatcTTGAACCGCTGTAGCAGATGGCTGTCCgcgcggaggagggccgTCAAGGGACGGGTTGACAGGGCGGCATACACCAAGCTAGGTATGGAAGACTAG
- a CDS encoding putative NRPS-like protein biosynthetic cluster (COG:Q~antiSMASH:Cluster_1.1~EggNog:ENOG503NWC5~SMCOG1002:AMP-dependent synthetase and ligase), with translation MAILDTTKDLAAQFVQQAQATPNAVALEDENVSLTYADLDRETWALADKLRQYGVGREDLVGVLMGRSADNVIAFLAALRAGGAYLVLELAYPAGLLRDVIDDANPKVIVTQKAHAGNIKADVPVIIIDQPDATSIGAQKPVLLSAEMYAPLPCEEDIDRLAFVSYSSGTTGQPKGIANPHKASILSYDLRFNLQDLQPGDRVACNVFFVWEMLRPLLRGATTVAVPDHASYDPVGLVDFLSSRNITDTLMTPTLLATVLSRHSNLGEKLPHLKSLWLNGEVVTTDLCRRAFAALPQTRLLNVYSASETHEVAAGDIKTFVDFEARICPVGPPLDPEHIYILDVAGNRVAVGTSGELYVGGELLARGYLNLPETTAKAFQVDPFESRPDARMYRTGDMARLLPSGLLEITGRVGGMIKTRGYTVQPGAVETSIVKYLAVRDCAVVARGEGLEKQLVAYVVPDKGEPRGRTVLVVDESGYSPVARRALSDHLAHYMIPPLWVELDELPTHGVSGKVDLKALPPPPSPKTPAVKDKKKEHDTKIKMDTIVKMWAASLNVPVSAITPNHSFFDLGGHSLILADLAGRLTRAFGFPVPLAPLAGTPTLEGHLDAVRAARDGHTAAVQADLPAVLRADCILPDEIQSNGTPLRRLNDADTVLLTGTTGYLGAFLLKAILENTSAHVLCLVRFTEPAENYRPAGIARIRKNLIDLGIWDDTMLDRMEIVPGNLARNRLGLSPEAFSELASRVEVIIHAAATVNLVYPYAALRNANVGGTREILRLASRAGATVHHVSTNGVLPPSIKGWNEETMLDIDAVPEKLLDGYGQTKWVAEMLVYEAGRRGIPVKVYRPGTISGHSITGSTNTYDLLNALFVESLHLGYAPEVDSWLAEMTPVDFVSDAIITLANHPDTKQRLYHLGDPNPVTANEVFDSLNALGYPTKKLPFDDWVALWNEKRGSRVEDNPFTVDILRGGMPTVDTLQCVTVLKDDATQPALDIYGLKRPKIDTNLWETYARHFYARGWLPRPPRRLHVNGNGIHSSAKKGRLAGKVAVVTGASSGMGAAVATKLAGEGAHVAIAARRKDKLEELKNKLAGSCGKILAHPTDVTSAEQVQSLMKTVTEKLGDIDILVVCAGVMYFTLMANAQTEEWERTVDVNCKGLLHCLGSTVPGFLKRGKGHIVTISSDAGRKVFPGLGVYSGSKFFIEATLQALRLETANSGLRVTSIQPGNVDTDLLGISTDQEALKKYGEPSGAKVLDAEDVAGAIMYAVLQPEHVAVNEVLIEPREEPI, from the coding sequence atgGCGATCCTCGACACGACAAAagacctcgccgcgcagTTCGTccagcaggcgcaggcgaCACCCAACGCTgtggccctcgaggacgagaatGTCTCCCTGACCTacgccgacctcgaccgcGAGACATGGGCTCTCGCCGACAAGCTGCGCCAGTatggcgtcggccgcgaAGACCTCGTTGGTGTCCTCATGGGCCGCAGCGCCGATAATGTCATCGCTTTCCTTGCCGCGTTGCGCGCGGGAGGCGCGTATCTCGTCCTCGAGTTGGCCTACCCGGCTGGTCTGTTGCGGGATGTGATAGATGACGCGAACCCCAAGGTCATTGTCACACAAAAGGCCCACGCAGGCAACATCAAGGCCGACGTCCCCGTCATTATCATCGACCAGCCCGATGCGACGAGCATCGGTGCCCAAAAGCCCGTCCTACTGTCCGCCGAGATGTACGCGCCACTACCCTGTGAGGAGGATATTGACCGTCTCGCCTTTGTGTCGTACTCGTCGGGTACGACGGGCCAGCCAAAGGGCATTGCGAATCCGCACAAGGCGTCGATTCTCTCGTACGACCTGCGATTCAATCTACAGGACCTCCAGCCCGGCGACAGGGTGGCTTGCAACGTCTTCTTCGTGTGGGAGatgctgcggccgctgctgcgcggtgCGACAACGGTCGCCGTGCCCGACCATGCGAGCTACGATCCCGTCGGCTTGGTCGATTTCCTTTCTTCTCGAAACATTACTGATACCCTCATGACACCCACACTCCTCGCGACCGTTCTGTCTCGACACTCGAACctcggcgagaagctgccACACCTCAAGTCGCTGTGGCTGAATGGTGAGGTGGTGACGACTGATCTATGCCGAAGGGCTTTTGCTGCGCTGCCTCAAACTCGCCTGCTCAACGTGTACAGCGCCAGTGAGACGCACGAGGTCGCTGCAGGCGATATCAAGACCTTTGTCGACTTCGAGGCCCGCATTTGCCCTGTCGGCCCACCTCTGGATCCCGAACACATCTATATCCTCGACGTGGCTGGCAACAGGGTAGCAGTTGGTACGAGCGGCGAGCTCTACGTCGgaggcgagctgctggcccgTGGCTACCTCAACCTTcccgagacgacggccaaggccttCCAGGTGGATCCTTTCGAGTCCCGACCGGATGCCCGCATGTACCGCACCGGAGACATGGCGCGGCTGTTGCCCTCGGGGCTTCTGGAGATTACTGGCCGTGTGGGCGGCATGATCAAGACGCGAGGCTACACGGTTCAGCCCGGCGCTGTCGAGACGTCCATCGTCAAGTACCTTGCCGTGCGTGACTGCGCTGTTGttgcgcgaggcgagggtcTCGAGAAGCAGCTTGTGGCCTACGTGGTGCCAGACAAGGGCGAACCTCGTGGTCGCACCGTGTTGGTGGTTGATGAGTCCGGCTACAGCCCTGTGGCGCGTCGAGCCCTCTCGGATCACCTGGCGCATTACATGATTCCGCCCCTGTGGGTGGAACTCGATGAGCTTCCAACTCACGGCGTGTCTGGCAAAGTCGATCTCAAGGCTcttcccccgccgccatcccccAAAACtcccgccgtcaaggacaagaagaaggagcatGACACCAAGATTAAGATGGACACAATTGTCAAAATGTGGGCTGCGTCGCTCAATGTCCCCGTCAGCGCCATCACTCCGAACCATAGCTTCTTCGATCTCGGCGGCCACTCGCTCATTTTGGCAGACTTGGCCGGCCGACTCACACGCGCATTCGGCTTCCCAGTTCCTCTGGCACCCCTGGCCGGTACACCTACGCTCGAGGGACACCTAGATGCCGTGAGAGCGGCTCGAGATGGtcacaccgccgccgtccaggccgacTTGCCTGCcgtcctgcgcgccgacTGCATCCTACCCGATGAGATCCAGTCCAACGGCACGCCCTTGCGCAGACTAAACGACGCCGACACTGTTCTGCTTACTGGCACCACTGGCTACCTCGGTGCTTTCCTCCTGAAGGCCATTCTTGAGAACACTTCTGCCCATGTTCTCTGCCTTGTGCGATTCACAGAGCCAGCAGAAAACTACCGGCCGGCCGGTATCGCTCGTATCCGCAAAAATCTCATCGACCTGGGCATTTGGGACGACACCATGTTGGATCGCATGGAAATCGTGCCCGGTAACCTGGCGCGAAACCGACTTGGTCTGTCGCCCGAGGCATTCAGCGAGCTCGCCTCCCGCGTTGAGGTCATCAtccacgccgcggccacggtGAACCTGGTGTACCCCTACGCTGCGCTGAGAAACGCCAACGTGGGCGGCACACGTGAGATCTTGCGCTTGGCTTCCCGCGCCGGAGCGACTGTGCACCACGTTTCTACAAACGGCGTGCTGCCCCCCTCGATCAAGGGCTGGAACGAAGAAACCATGCTCGATATTGACGCTGTTCCGGAGAAGCTGCTGGACGGCTATGGTCAGACCAAGTGGGTTGCGGAAATGCTCGTCTACGAGGCCGGGCGACGCGGCATCCCAGTCAAGGTCTACCGCCCCGGCACAATCAGTGGCCACAGTATCACAGGCTCTACGAACACCTACGATCTCCTGAATGCTCTCTTCGTGGAGTCCCTCCACCTTGGCTACGCGCCCGAGGTAGACAGCTGGCTCGCCGAAATGACGCCCGTTGACTTCGTgagcgacgccatcatcacaCTCGCCAACCACCCGGACACAAAGCAGCGCCTATATCATCTGGGAGATCCCAATCCCGTGACCGCGAACGAGGTCTTTGACAGCCTCAACGCCTTGGGCTATCCAACCAAGAAGCTGCCTTTTGACGACTGGGTCGCGCTATGGAACGAGAAGCGCGGCTCGCGAGTCGAGGATAACCCTTTCACCGTTGATATTCTGCGTGGCGGCATGCCGACGGTGGATACGCTGCAGTGTGTGACGGTTCTCAAGGATGATGCTACACAACCTGCCTTGGACATATACGGTCTTAAGCGCCCCAAGATTGATACGAACCTATGGGAGACATACGCGCGTCACTTCTATGCgcgtggctggctgccccGTCCGCCCCGTCGGCTGCacgtcaacggcaacgggATTCACTCCAGCGCTAAAAAGGGCCGCCTGGCCGgcaaggtcgccgtcgtgacaggcgcgtcgtcggggatgGGCGCCGCAGTGGCCACCAAACTGGCTGGAGAGGGAGCGCATGTTGCCATCGCAGCGCGCCGCAAGGacaagctggaggagctcaagaacAAGCTTGCCGGGAGCTGCGGCAAAATTCTCGCGCATCCGACAGACGTGACGAGTGCAGAGCAAGTGCAGTCGCTCATGAAGACGGTCACGGAGAAGCTCGGCGATATCGACATCCTGGTGGTGTGCGCCGGCGTCATGTACTTTACACTCATGGCCAACGCCCAGACGGAGGAGTGGGAGCGCACGGTCGACGTCAACTGCAAGGGCCTGCTGCACTGTCTGGGATCCACCGTGCCGGGCTTCTTGAAGCGCGGTAAGGGGCACATCGTGACCATCTCGTCGGACGCGGGCCGCAAGGTGTTCCCTGGGCTGGGAGTGTACTCAGGCAGCAAGTTCTTCATCGAGGCGAcgctgcaggcgctgcggcTGGAGACGGCGAACTCGGGCTTGCGCGTGACGTCGATCCAGCCAGGCAACGTGGACACGGACCTGCTCGGCATCTCAACGGACcaggaggcgctcaagaagTACGGCGAGCCGTCGGGCGCCAAGGTGCTGGACGCGGAGGACGTTGCGGGCGCCATCATGTACGCGGTGTTGCAGCCGGAGCATGTGGCGGTGAATGAGGTGCTCATCGAGCCGCGTGAGGAACCAATTTAA